From Eptesicus fuscus isolate TK198812 chromosome 14, DD_ASM_mEF_20220401, whole genome shotgun sequence, one genomic window encodes:
- the RAB19 gene encoding ras-related protein Rab-19: MQFSGSARAADENFDYLFKIILIGDSNVGKTCVVQHFKSGVYTETQQNTIGVDFTVRTLDIDGKKVKMQVWDTAGQERFRTITQSYYRSAHAAIIAYDLTRRSTFESVPHWIHEIEKYGAANLVIMLIGNKCDLWEKRHVLFEDACTLAEKYGLLAVLETSAKESKNIDEVFVLMARELIARNSLQLYGDGALNHLPLDSSPVLMAQVPNEKTHCTC; encoded by the exons ATGCAATTCTCCGGCTCTGCCAGGGCAGCAGATGAGAACTTCGACTATTTGTTCAAGATCATCCTCATCGGGGACTCCAACGTGGGGAAGACCTGTGTGGTGCAGCATTTCAAATCGGGGGTCTACACGGAGACACAGCAGAACACGATTGGGGTGGACTTCACTGTGCGCACCCTGGACATCGACGGCAAGAAAGTGAAG ATGCAGGTGTGGGACACCGCAGGCCAGGAGCGCTTCCGGACCATCACCCAGAGCTACTACCGCAGCGCCCACGCGGCCATCATCGCCTACGACCTCACCCGGCGGTCCACCTTTGAGTCCGTTCCTCACTGGATTCACGAGATTGAAAAATACGGAGCTGCGAACCTGGTCATTATGCTGATCG GGAACAAATGTGACCTGTGGGAGAAACGGCATGTTCTGTTCGAAGATGCCTGCACGCTGGCTGAGAAATACGGCCTCCTTGCAGTTTTGGAGACATCAGCTAAGGAGTCCAAGAACATAGACGAAGTCTTTGTGCTCATGGCCAGGGAGCTGATTGCCCGCAACAGCCTGCAGCTGTACGGCGACGGCGCCCTGAACCACCTGCCCCTGGACTCCAGTCCAGTCCTTATGGCCCAGGTGCCAAATGAAAAGACCCACTGCACTTGCTGA